The Streptomyces sp. NBC_00286 nucleotide sequence GCGGTTCCGTACGGGCGGGGCTGAGGGGAGCCGGAACGTCCCTTCACTTCCTGGGAGTCCTTCATGAGCGTTGTTGAAATCGTGTCGTTCGGCTACCTGCACGCCGAGCCGCCGACCGCGCATCTGACCATCGATCTGCGTCACCACTTCCGTGACCCGCACGTGTCGCCGGAGCTCCGCTACATGACCGCGAACGACGAGCCGGTCCGCACCGCCGTGCTGAACACCCCTGGCATCACGGACCTGGTCGACGCCACCGCCACGGCGGTGGCCGCGTTCGCTTCCGGCCCCAGCGCCGGGATGGTCACCGTCGCCGACGGATGCGCGGGCGGCCGTCACCGCGCCCCGACGTTCGCCCGCGCGCTCGCCGACCGGCTGACGGCCGCTGGGCACACGGTCACCGTCCACCATCGCGACCTGGACAAGCCCGTCGTCCAGCGCTGATCTCCCAGCCGCGTCCGCGGCGTGGGTTCTTCCGGAGCAGTCGCCGTCTCACCACACGCCTGCGGCTGCTCCGGCTCCCTGTCCCTCCAACTCAGGAGCCTTCATGCGTACGTACATCGGCCGCCAACAGGCCATCTCACCCGAGGACTTCACGGAACTGGCGCTCGGTACCCCGATTGAGCTGTGGCTCGGTGTCGAGGGCGAGAGCGACGAAGAGCGCGCGGCCCGGCTGGACGCCGCCCGCGACATCCTCGCGGACCACCCGGAGCTCCCGGACGACGTAACCCGCGTCGTCGCCGAGGTGATCGAGGCGCACGCCCCCGAGCTGTTCAACGTCGTCCCGCTGCCCCGCCCGGCCCGGCTTCGCCGGTCCTCCCGGAAGGGAGCGGCGGCATGACTACCAAGGAGACGGCACCGGCCCCCGAGCGTGCGGCGGTGCCGCCGCTGACGAAGCCGGAGATGGGACTCGCTGGCATCGCCGCGCTCGGGGCGGCCGGAGTCGGCGCGCTGGGGTTCATCTCCTCGTTCGATGCGGTGTCGGCCGCCGCCGCGCGGTGGGGGTTCGCTGAGCCGTGGATTCTCCCGGTCGGCATCGACGGGGCGGTTCCGGTGTTCACCGTGGCCAACCTGCTGTTGATCCGGATGGACATGGCGCAGGCGTGGGTGCGGTTCGTGCCCTGGGTGCTCACCCTGATCACGTGCTGGCTGAACGTCGCGGCCGGACACTCCCTGTCGGCCAAGGTCGCGCACGGCACGATGCCGCTGCTGTGGGTGGTCTTCTCCGAGATCGCCGCCCACATCTACGCCGTACGGATCGGCGCGGCCACCGGCCGCCGCATAGAAAAGATCCGGTTCTCCCGCTGGCTGCTCGCCCCGCTGTCCACGTTCGCGCTGTGGCGCCGGATGACGCTATGGGAGGTCACCTCCTACTCGGTGGCGCTGGTCCGGGAGAAGGAACGGCAGTTGGCCCGTGCCGAGTTGCGCGAGCGCTACGGCCGCAAGTGGCGTTGGGAGACTCCGCGGCGTGAGCGCGTGATGCTGCGCATGGGCGAAATCGCCCCGGCCGCCGAGCAGGAGACGCCCGCGCTGCCCCCGATTGAGAATCCGCCGGCACAATCGCCCGCGGCGAAGCCGCGCCCGCGCCGGAAGCCTGCGAACAAAGGCAAGGGTGCGCCTCAGCGCACCTTCGAGGAGCTGCTGAGTGAGGCGCGCACGCTCACCGCGTCGTGGACGGATGCGGAGTTGAACGCGGAAGCCGTCCGTACCGCGGTGCGCTGCTCGGCTGGCAACGCGCGCAAGCTACGTGACGCGCTGAAGGCCGAGCGCGTCAACGCCCCGGCGCTGCACGTGGTTCCGTGATGTCCGCCGTCTACGGCAAGTGCTACGACCCGACCGGCGCGCTGCACGGCATCCCCACCTACCCGTGGCGGCTGGCCCCGGATGGTCTGGCGACTCGTCGTCAGTTACGCGCCCGCGGGCTGCGGCCCGGCGGTCAGCCGATCGCCGCTCAGGTGATGCGGGTCAACCGGCGCACCAGTGGCGTCCGCGTCGCCTACCTCTACCGCGTCGACGACGCCAAGCCGGTCCGGCCGATGACGTCGCGCAAGTGGGGCGCGCTCGCGCTGGCGATGCTCGCCCGCCGCACCTGCCCGCGCTGCCTGCTCGATGTCGGCTACTGCATCCCCCGCTCGTACGGCATCTGCGGCATGTGTCTCGCCGCCGAGGAACAGCGCACCCCGTGAAACACCCAACCCTGCGGCGGGGACCGGTCGCCCACCTCCTACAGCGACGGCCGGACCCCGCCCTTTCCTCCCCTTGGAAGGAACCTTCAGTGAAGCACCCCGACGACGAGAGCGAACTGTTCAACCGGCTCGAAGCCGAGATGAGCGCCGCCCCCGGAGCCGACTCCGGGGGTGAGGTGGTCGACCTCGACAAGGCCCGATCCGCCCGCGCGGAGTCGGCCGACTCGGCTGCCCGACCCGACACCGACGCGTCGCCCGACTCCGGACCGGACCAGTCGGCTGCCGAGTCGGGCGACCCGACCGCGCGTGTGATGGTCGACCAGTCGACGGTGAAGGCGACCGGTCCGGGCTACCTGGGTCGGCTACTGGCCGCGCAGCGTCGCCCGGTCGTTCCGGTGTGGCTCAAGTCGGTAGCGGAGCTGCGGACCGCATCCGCGTGGGTGGCCCGCCACTACGCCCACTCGGTCGGCTACCACGCGCTGCGCTCCCCGGTCTACGCCGCCCGACTCACCCTGCAAGCCCCGTCCGGTGCCGCACGGTTGGTGGGCGCCACCATGCGGTGGGTGGCCGACGCCGAGGGCGCCCCCGTACGCCGCGCCATGGTGGAGAAGGAAGACGCGGCGATGTACCTGAACCTGTCGCGCAAGCGCGACGCGCGCGTCCGGCTTCGCACCCTCGTGGCCGTGCTGGCCATGTTCGTAGGGCTCGGGGCGGCGCTCGCCCTGTACGTGCTCGCGCCCGACTGGCTTCAGGCGGTGGCGGTGGGCACCATCACGCTGGCCCTCGGCTACGCCGGACGCAAGGCCGACGACCCGGTCATCCACCGGGCGGTGGAGCTGCCCAAGGCCACCAAGCTCACCAGTGACATCGTGCTGCGCGCGCTCGGCTCGCTCGGCATCCCCGCCATCAACCAGGCCCAGGCCAAGGGGCGGGACGGCTTCGAGTTCACCGCCCCGATCACCCGCGACGGGCCCGGCTGGCGCGCCGAGGGCAACCTCCCCTACGGCGTGACGGTCACCGACGTCATCGAGCGCCGGGACCGGCTCGCGTCCGGACTGCGGCGCCCGCTGGGCTGCGTGTGGCCCGAGGCGGTGCCCGATGAGCACACCGGGCACCTGGTGCTCTGGGTCGGCGATCAGGACATGTCGACCGCGAAGAAGCCCAAGTGGCCACTGCTGACCAGCGGCAGCGTCAACCTGTTCAAGCCGGTCGCTTACGGCACCGACCAGCGCGGACGCTGGGTCGAGGTCACCCTGATGTACATCGCGGGCATCATCGGCGCCATCCCGCGCATGGGCAAGACGTTCCTGCTGCGCCTGCTGCTGCTCATCGCGGCCCTGGACCCGCGCGCTGAGCTGCACACCTACGACATGAAGGGCACCGGCGACCTGGACCCGGTCGGCAACGCCGTCTCACACCGGCATGCCGCGGGCGACGATGACGACGCCATCGAGTACGCCATCAGCGACTTCCGCGCGCTGCGCGAGGAGTTGCGGCGCCGCACCAAGGTGATCCGCTCACTTCCGCGGGACATCTGCCCGGAGTCCAAGGTGACCAGCGAACTCGCAGACAAGCGCTCCCTTGGCCTGCACCCGATCGTGATCGGGGTGGATGAGTGCCAAGTCCTGTTCGAGCACCCCAAGTACAAGGACGAGTTCGAGGAGATCGCAACCGACCTGGTCAAGCGCGGTCCGGCCACCGGCATCGTGCTGCTGCTCGCCACGCAGCGACCGGACGCCAAGGCACTGCCCACCGGGATCTCCGCGAACGCCTCAGCCCGCTGGTGCCTCAAGGTCATGGGCCAGCTCGAAAACGACATGGTGCTCGGCACGTCCGCCTACAAGCGCGGGGTGCGGGCGACCATGTTCGCCTGGGGTGACAAGGGCATCCACTACTTCGTCGGTGAAGGCTCCGACGCCCGGATCGTGGGGTCGGTGTACGTCGACGGCCCCGGCGCCGAAGCCATCGGCGCCCGCGCCCGCAAGCTCCGCGAGGAGGCAGGCACCCTCTCCGGCCACGCACTCGGGGAAGAGCCCGAGACGGTGGCGAGCGCGTACGACCTGCTCGCGGACATCCTCGCCGTGGTTCCGGCCAAGGAGCCCAAGGTGTGGTCCGAAACCGTCGTCGCCCGGCTCGCGGAGCTGCGGCCCGAGGTCTACGAAGGATGGGACCCCGAAGGGCTCGCCGCGGCCCTGAAGCCGCACGGCATCGCCACCGTTCAGGTGGGGCGCCGGATCGACGGCAAGTTCACGAACAAGCGCGGCATCGACCGCTCCCACATCACGACCGCGATTGCGGAGCGTAACGGAAAGCGGGACGCGGGCTGACTGACCGGAGCCGCTATCGATAGCAGCACACCCCGCTATCGATAGCGGCTCCGCTAGCGCCCCAAACCCGCTCTGATCAGGTCGCTAGCGGATAGCGGCCCACCTGCGCAAACCCCTGAAACCCGCCTGGGAGGGCCCGTCATGACCCCTGCCCTGCTCGCTATCACCCTCACCTTTGGCGTCACGCTGTGTTACGTCGCGGTGTGCGCTGCCTCCCCGTTCGGACCCTGCCGCAAGTGCCGCGGCTGGGGCTTCCGGATGAAGACCGACCGCAAGGGACGGCTCAAGCGCGGCAAGGACTGCCGCCGCTGCCGCGCGACCGGCAAGCGCGTACGCGTCGGCCGCCACCTCTACAACCTCTGGCTGCGCACCTACCGCGCAGGCACCGACACCCCGCGCCCGGAGGGTTCGCGATGAGCTTCGACATCTCCGCCGTGCTGCTGTTCGGCATCGCCTCCCTGTTCGCCGTCAAAACCAAGTCGACCGGAGCGGGCGCCGCGGTGCTGCTGTTCCTGTTCGGCTTCTTCGCCGCCGGGACCGGCGCGTACGAGCCCATCCGCGACCTGGTCGCATCCTTCGCCGACTTCCTGACCGAACTCGGCAACTGAACCGGAGGAACCCGTGAACGAACCCGCCAAGCACCCCAGGCCCAGCCACCGTGAGGCGGTGGAAGTCCACCGGCCCACCCCGCTCGCCCCCATGCCGTCGACGCCGGTCGTACCAGTGCAGCCGGGCAGCGTCCCGTCCGTGGCGAGCGTCGTCCTGCCGGACGGTCGCGTCGTCACCGGCTACACCCTCGAACCCGCCAAGCCCGAACCCGTCGCGGCCAAGCCGCCCGTCTCCCGTACGGCGGTGAACATCGCCCTCGGCGGCATCGGCTTCGGCGCGGTGTGCGGCGGGCTGTTCCTGCTGACCGCGTTCATCACCGCGCTGACCGCGCTGATCACTCAGCTCGTCACCCTCGCTGCCGTCATCTTCGGCGGCTGGGTCGCCGTGCAGGTCCTCAGCGCGAGCGGCCACCGCAGCGGGACCACGGTCAACATCCGCAAAGCCGTCTTCAAGCGCAACCACTTCCACGGCTGACCGCAAGGAGGAACCACGTGTTCGACGAAGACGAGCGGTACTGCGACGACTGCGCGAGCGAGTACTGCACCGGTCACGAGATGTGTGACGAGTGCTCCGGCGACGTCTGCAACGAGTGCGGCGGCTGCGACTGCCCCGAGTCGACCTGCCCCGGCTACATCGCCCACTACACCGGCACCGAGTGACCAAGGGAGCGCCGTGCTCAACGAACCGCAGCCCGACCCGATCTCGGATGAGCCCCTGGACATCGCGCCGCGCGGGTTCATCGGCACCGAGATGCAGCGCGCCACCCTGCACGCCGAACTCAAGGCCACAGGAGTCGAGTTGGGCGCGTACGACCGGCTGATCGTGGACTGGCTCGCCGGGTGGGACTACCCGACCGTCGCCACCATCGCGAGCCTCATCCGCCGCGCCGCCCACGGCCCGAAGTAGCTACGCCGGAGCGGGCGCCGTCTCACCACAAGCCTGCGCCCGCTCCGGTTCTCCAGTCCCTCCAAGAGAGCAGGAGACCTACAGCATGACCCAACGAGCGTCATTCGGGGAGGGCCGTCCGGCCCATGACACCCCATCGAGCGTGACGGGGGTGACGGCATGAACCGTCACCTCCTGTTCGCCGCCCTGGAGGCCGCGGAGCGAGGATGGGCCGTCCTCCCGCTGCGGCCCGGCGACAAGCGTCCGGCCCTGCACGGTGAAGACGTCTGCCCCGGCATCGGGGACTGTGCAGGCGGTCACCGCAAGTGGGAAGAGCGCGCCACCATCGACCCGGACCGCATCCGCCGCGCGTGGGGCGAGCTGCCGTTCAACGTCGGCATTGCGACCGGCCCGTCCGGGCTGGTCGTTGTCGACCTCGACATGCCCAAGCGCAAGAGCAAGGGCAGTACGGACACGCCTAACGGCGTGACGACCTTCACGGCGCTCTGCGAGCGCGCCGGGCACGCCGTGCCCACGACCCTCATGGTGCGGACTGCGAGCGGCGGGGTCCACCTGTACTTCACCGCCCCGCCCGGTGTCAGGCTCGGCAACACGGCCGGACGGCTCGGCAAGCGGATCGACACCCGCGCATGGGGCGGCTACGTCGTCGCCCCCGGCAGCCTCACCCCCACGGGCGCCTACGCGGTCGTCAACGACACGCCG carries:
- a CDS encoding RapZ C-terminal domain-containing protein, which produces MSVVEIVSFGYLHAEPPTAHLTIDLRHHFRDPHVSPELRYMTANDEPVRTAVLNTPGITDLVDATATAVAAFASGPSAGMVTVADGCAGGRHRAPTFARALADRLTAAGHTVTVHHRDLDKPVVQR
- a CDS encoding DUF2637 domain-containing protein; translation: MTTKETAPAPERAAVPPLTKPEMGLAGIAALGAAGVGALGFISSFDAVSAAAARWGFAEPWILPVGIDGAVPVFTVANLLLIRMDMAQAWVRFVPWVLTLITCWLNVAAGHSLSAKVAHGTMPLLWVVFSEIAAHIYAVRIGAATGRRIEKIRFSRWLLAPLSTFALWRRMTLWEVTSYSVALVREKERQLARAELRERYGRKWRWETPRRERVMLRMGEIAPAAEQETPALPPIENPPAQSPAAKPRPRRKPANKGKGAPQRTFEELLSEARTLTASWTDAELNAEAVRTAVRCSAGNARKLRDALKAERVNAPALHVVP
- a CDS encoding RRQRL motif-containing zinc-binding protein → MSAVYGKCYDPTGALHGIPTYPWRLAPDGLATRRQLRARGLRPGGQPIAAQVMRVNRRTSGVRVAYLYRVDDAKPVRPMTSRKWGALALAMLARRTCPRCLLDVGYCIPRSYGICGMCLAAEEQRTP
- a CDS encoding cell division protein FtsK, with the protein product MKHPDDESELFNRLEAEMSAAPGADSGGEVVDLDKARSARAESADSAARPDTDASPDSGPDQSAAESGDPTARVMVDQSTVKATGPGYLGRLLAAQRRPVVPVWLKSVAELRTASAWVARHYAHSVGYHALRSPVYAARLTLQAPSGAARLVGATMRWVADAEGAPVRRAMVEKEDAAMYLNLSRKRDARVRLRTLVAVLAMFVGLGAALALYVLAPDWLQAVAVGTITLALGYAGRKADDPVIHRAVELPKATKLTSDIVLRALGSLGIPAINQAQAKGRDGFEFTAPITRDGPGWRAEGNLPYGVTVTDVIERRDRLASGLRRPLGCVWPEAVPDEHTGHLVLWVGDQDMSTAKKPKWPLLTSGSVNLFKPVAYGTDQRGRWVEVTLMYIAGIIGAIPRMGKTFLLRLLLLIAALDPRAELHTYDMKGTGDLDPVGNAVSHRHAAGDDDDAIEYAISDFRALREELRRRTKVIRSLPRDICPESKVTSELADKRSLGLHPIVIGVDECQVLFEHPKYKDEFEEIATDLVKRGPATGIVLLLATQRPDAKALPTGISANASARWCLKVMGQLENDMVLGTSAYKRGVRATMFAWGDKGIHYFVGEGSDARIVGSVYVDGPGAEAIGARARKLREEAGTLSGHALGEEPETVASAYDLLADILAVVPAKEPKVWSETVVARLAELRPEVYEGWDPEGLAAALKPHGIATVQVGRRIDGKFTNKRGIDRSHITTAIAERNGKRDAG
- a CDS encoding bifunctional DNA primase/polymerase — translated: MNRHLLFAALEAAERGWAVLPLRPGDKRPALHGEDVCPGIGDCAGGHRKWEERATIDPDRIRRAWGELPFNVGIATGPSGLVVVDLDMPKRKSKGSTDTPNGVTTFTALCERAGHAVPTTLMVRTASGGVHLYFTAPPGVRLGNTAGRLGKRIDTRAWGGYVVAPGSLTPTGAYAVVNDTPPAPLPDWLYARLTVRQASRALTAAPSTVRASSYAAAGLNAETASVRQAPEGERNATLLRAARALGRFIAWGDLPREQVEEALQWAGEQAGLSPRSCEATIRSGLNWSIARNGQERAA